From a region of the Candidatus Zixiibacteriota bacterium genome:
- a CDS encoding UbiA family prenyltransferase translates to MIKIIDLFFAARPFLHLPIWSVYFMALIIAGGRSSDLTWWDGLALLSLSMTAAGAFFLNQLYDIESDRINKKLGFLQRGFLTSGQMQAGYLILTLCGLIGAGLVSMLFLTLTALQVTLGYCYSAPKLKFKDRPLAGLVTNAVSFGLLIPLAAAAVRQVCFHAVDWQLGLYFFLTVASMHTLTTIPDRAGDAAADKRTIGVILSFRSAVMTALVLVGLSIYPAVMVGDVALLSLSVISALVTFIALLVKRERLILLAAKLPLALLTLFAGYHYPYYLLFIVALLFLTRIYYRQRFSQTYPKLA, encoded by the coding sequence ATGATTAAAATCATCGATCTGTTTTTTGCCGCACGGCCTTTTCTGCATCTGCCGATCTGGTCGGTATATTTCATGGCCCTGATTATCGCGGGGGGGAGATCGTCCGATCTGACCTGGTGGGATGGACTGGCGTTGTTGTCGCTAAGCATGACGGCAGCGGGAGCGTTCTTTTTGAACCAGCTCTATGATATTGAATCCGACCGGATTAATAAGAAGTTGGGTTTTCTTCAGCGCGGTTTTCTCACTTCGGGACAGATGCAGGCTGGCTATTTAATCCTGACGCTGTGCGGGCTTATAGGAGCCGGATTGGTGTCGATGCTGTTTCTGACTTTGACGGCATTACAGGTGACGCTCGGATATTGTTACAGCGCCCCGAAGTTGAAATTCAAGGATCGCCCGCTGGCTGGATTGGTAACTAATGCGGTGAGTTTCGGTTTGCTTATCCCGCTGGCGGCCGCTGCCGTGCGGCAGGTCTGTTTTCATGCGGTTGATTGGCAGCTTGGTTTATATTTCTTCCTGACGGTAGCCTCGATGCATACCCTTACGACGATCCCTGATCGCGCCGGCGATGCCGCTGCCGATAAGCGGACGATTGGGGTGATATTGAGTTTTCGTAGTGCTGTGATGACGGCGTTGGTTCTGGTGGGGCTCTCAATTTATCCGGCGGTTATGGTTGGCGATGTTGCGCTGCTTAGTTTGTCGGTGATAAGTGCGCTGGTGACTTTTATCGCTCTGTTGGTGAAGCGGGAACGACTGATTTTGCTGGCCGCTAAATTGCCGCTGGCGTTACTGACGCTTTTCGCCGGATATCACTATCCTTATTATCTCCTGTTTATTGTTGCCCTGCTGTTTTTAACCCGGATATATTATCGCCAGCGGTTCAGTCAAACGTACCCTAAGCTGGCATGA
- a CDS encoding NlpC/P60 family protein, whose translation MKYSLTIFTALMVLVGCTPNPRFRSGGTEASPERVTASETRTGYTTNDLLRLGRIMRSFLGKPYAGTSRYEEGVDCSGFVQEVFRQFDRSIYLPRTVAEQVNQGFEVSRRSLAYGDLVFFNTVGARISHVGIYTGHNEFIHASSSQGVVISSLTENYWSKRFVTARRILGKPTNPKRS comes from the coding sequence ATGAAATACTCACTTACCATATTCACGGCCCTGATGGTTTTGGTCGGGTGTACCCCCAATCCGCGATTTCGCAGCGGGGGGACTGAGGCGTCTCCCGAAAGAGTAACAGCTTCTGAAACCAGAACGGGATATACTACGAATGACCTGCTTCGCCTGGGTCGAATCATGCGCAGCTTCCTGGGGAAACCGTATGCGGGAACCTCGCGTTATGAAGAGGGGGTGGATTGCAGCGGCTTCGTCCAGGAAGTGTTCCGCCAGTTTGATCGCAGTATCTATTTGCCCCGCACGGTAGCCGAACAAGTGAACCAGGGATTCGAGGTGTCGCGTCGCAGTTTGGCCTATGGCGATCTGGTCTTTTTCAATACTGTCGGGGCGCGAATTTCGCATGTCGGCATCTACACCGGTCATAACGAGTTCATTCATGCCTCCAGCTCCCAGGGGGTGGTAATTTCATCGCTGACCGAAAATTACTGGTCCAAACGATTCGTTACGGCACGCCGTATCCTGGGCAAACCGACCAATCCCAAACGGTCATGA
- the xseA gene encoding exodeoxyribonuclease VII large subunit, whose translation MQQPQAYTVAAITRIIKDLLEQSLPSVWIEGEISNYVHHSSGHRYFNLKDAHANLRATIWRSAGSALKFEPENGQKVLAFGDITVYEKGGSYQLNCRKLVPVGVGELELAFRQLHEKLTAEGLFEEDRKKPIPAYPRRIGVVTSPTGAAIRDIIQISGRRNPAVELIIYPAKVQGDGAETTIARGIEYFNGRDDIDLLIVGRGGGSLEDLWPFNTEITVRAIAASRLPVISAVGHEVDITLSDLVADLRAPTPSAAAELAVWSLSDTREFVDGNITRQASILSRRVDHARTTLKAQLSRPVFKRPLEMIRQRQQALDYAVQALMTSGKNCFESGRNRLSLAVTKLETLSPLKILSRGYSVSRRLPKHQVLRSTGDILPGDRMETLLSDGEVVSFVESIRKDEKKCRQAKN comes from the coding sequence ATGCAACAACCCCAGGCATATACGGTCGCGGCCATAACGCGGATAATCAAGGACCTGCTGGAACAATCGTTGCCGTCGGTCTGGATCGAGGGGGAGATTTCCAATTACGTCCATCATTCGTCCGGGCATCGTTATTTCAATCTCAAGGATGCCCATGCGAACCTGCGCGCCACTATCTGGCGTTCGGCCGGATCGGCTTTAAAATTCGAGCCGGAAAACGGCCAGAAGGTGCTGGCATTCGGCGATATCACCGTCTATGAAAAAGGCGGCAGCTACCAACTCAATTGCCGTAAGCTGGTTCCGGTGGGGGTGGGGGAGTTGGAGTTGGCGTTTCGTCAGCTTCATGAGAAACTGACGGCTGAAGGGCTTTTTGAAGAAGATCGCAAGAAACCGATTCCGGCTTATCCGCGAAGGATCGGGGTGGTAACATCGCCGACCGGAGCCGCAATCAGGGATATCATCCAGATATCGGGACGGCGCAATCCGGCCGTGGAACTTATTATTTATCCGGCCAAGGTCCAGGGAGACGGCGCCGAAACGACAATAGCGCGTGGAATCGAGTATTTCAACGGTCGTGATGATATCGACCTGCTCATCGTCGGGCGCGGCGGCGGATCACTCGAAGATCTCTGGCCGTTCAATACGGAAATAACCGTGCGGGCGATTGCCGCCTCGCGCTTGCCGGTAATCTCGGCGGTAGGGCATGAGGTGGACATAACGTTGTCCGATCTCGTGGCCGACCTGCGTGCTCCGACACCTTCGGCGGCAGCGGAACTGGCCGTCTGGTCGTTGTCGGACACCCGTGAATTCGTGGATGGCAATATCACGCGGCAGGCTTCGATTTTAAGTCGCCGGGTTGACCATGCTCGCACGACGTTAAAAGCTCAGTTGAGCCGACCGGTTTTTAAGCGGCCGCTGGAGATGATCCGTCAGCGTCAACAGGCGCTTGATTATGCCGTACAGGCGCTGATGACCTCGGGAAAAAACTGTTTTGAATCGGGACGCAACCGCTTATCTTTGGCCGTGACCAAACTGGAGACGCTCTCGCCCCTCAAGATTCTGTCACGCGGATATTCGGTCAGTCGTCGTCTCCCCAAACATCAGGTGCTCCGTTCTACGGGCGACATTCTCCCCGGTGACCGTATGGAAACTCTCTTATCGGACGGCGAAGTCGTGTCGTTCGTGGAGTCGATCCGAAAGGATGAAAAGAAATGTCGTCAGGCAAAAAACTGA
- a CDS encoding polyprenyl synthetase family protein, whose translation MAAIDGRQYLADSRELTNRLLRKYLPAEDREPTSLHKAMRYSALADGKRLRPTLCLAAYEFCGGNADGEDLPVHFAMAALEMVHAYSLIHDDLPCMDDDDLRRGIPTCHKQFGEAMAVLAGDALHVAAFELMTRTESIEAIRELAEAVDTEGMLGGQVADIEAEGRDSITLEEVVNIHRRKTGALLRGSVRIGAILAGAEPGLLERLTSYAEKIGLAFQIVDDILDVVGDEQLLGKDIGSDSKNQKATYPAAVGLDRARKDARDLIRQAEEALGDKAGDNMLTYIARFIGQRDF comes from the coding sequence GTGGCAGCGATAGACGGACGCCAGTATCTTGCCGACAGTCGTGAGTTGACCAATCGGCTGTTGCGGAAGTATCTTCCAGCCGAAGACCGAGAGCCGACTTCGCTTCATAAGGCGATGCGTTATTCCGCTCTTGCGGACGGCAAACGGTTGCGACCGACTCTTTGTCTGGCCGCGTATGAATTTTGCGGCGGCAATGCCGACGGCGAAGACCTCCCGGTTCATTTCGCCATGGCGGCGCTGGAAATGGTTCATGCTTATTCGCTGATTCATGATGATCTGCCGTGCATGGACGACGATGACTTGCGACGCGGTATCCCTACTTGTCACAAGCAGTTCGGCGAAGCGATGGCGGTTTTGGCCGGTGATGCCCTGCACGTGGCGGCGTTCGAGTTGATGACTCGTACCGAATCCATTGAAGCGATTCGGGAGTTGGCCGAAGCGGTTGACACCGAAGGCATGCTGGGCGGCCAGGTGGCCGATATCGAGGCGGAAGGCCGCGATAGTATCACGCTGGAAGAAGTCGTCAATATCCATCGCCGCAAGACCGGGGCGCTGTTGCGTGGCTCGGTCCGGATCGGGGCGATTTTAGCCGGCGCCGAACCGGGGCTGCTTGAGCGGTTGACCTCTTATGCGGAGAAAATCGGGCTGGCTTTCCAGATCGTAGATGATATTCTGGATGTGGTCGGCGATGAACAATTGTTGGGCAAGGATATCGGGTCCGATAGTAAAAATCAAAAAGCGACTTATCCGGCCGCGGTCGGTCTCGATCGAGCGCGTAAGGACGCCCGTGACCTGATCCGGCAAGCTGAAGAGGCGCTCGGTGATAAAGCGGGCGACAACATGC
- the xseB gene encoding exodeoxyribonuclease VII small subunit has protein sequence MSSGKKLSFEEALERLEEITAEMESTEASLDQSIELYTEGLKLAQECHKKLEAAEQKIKIIAEKNGALVEETFTRDSSEE, from the coding sequence ATGTCGTCAGGCAAAAAACTGAGTTTTGAAGAGGCGCTGGAACGGCTGGAAGAGATAACGGCCGAGATGGAATCGACCGAGGCCTCTTTGGATCAGTCGATCGAGTTGTATACCGAGGGGCTCAAGCTGGCTCAGGAATGCCATAAAAAACTCGAAGCAGCCGAACAAAAAATCAAAATAATCGCCGAGAAAAACGGCGCTCTGGTTGAAGAAACATTCACGCGCGATAGTAGTGAAGAGTAA
- the uvrC gene encoding excinuclease ABC subunit UvrC → MKTLPDALKVKLKNLPTGPGVYMFRDESGKIIYIGKAKVLRNRVRSYFQGSRGHDAKTARLVSRVADVELMVTATEVEALILEANLVREHKPRYNVALKDDKHFPYIKITTDEPFPRVLIVRRLERDNATYFGPYTSAKSMRSTVALLTRLFTIRTCNLTIPHPSGKPQPVCLDYYIKRCSGPCAGHQNSEEYKELVDAVVMVLSGRSSKLIDRLTKKMQVASDAMEYEQAAVLRDQIEAIRKIMIKQNVDIGEIVDRDIVSIAREKRDAVAVVMQIREGVLIGRQDFQLTADEDDPNETVLDTFLKQYYNHQPNLPDELCLPLDIPETDLLAAWLRQLKGSPVRIKSPKARGHVRLVELAAANARLLLDELLIQKRGQAERTSKMVSSLQEQLGLYTAPRRISCFDISNTGETDAVGSCVFFENGKPKKSGYRHFKIKTIKGQDDFAMMREVIGRYFSRIRDEEIDPPDLVVVDGGKGQLSSALAELQAQGFSDQAVIGLAKRLEEVFRPGESDPVTLDRRSPALMLLKQVRDEAHRFAITYNRKVRSKRTIKSALDDIPGIGPAKRKLLLDKFGSVAQIKQASLEELTALQGINEKLARLIMDAIKPD, encoded by the coding sequence ATGAAAACTCTGCCCGACGCTCTCAAAGTGAAGCTGAAGAATCTCCCCACCGGTCCCGGTGTCTATATGTTTCGTGACGAGAGCGGGAAGATCATTTATATCGGCAAGGCTAAAGTCCTGCGCAACCGGGTGCGGTCATATTTCCAGGGATCGCGGGGGCATGATGCCAAGACTGCACGGTTGGTGTCGCGCGTGGCGGATGTCGAGTTGATGGTGACTGCTACCGAGGTTGAGGCGTTGATCCTTGAGGCCAATCTGGTGCGCGAGCACAAGCCGCGTTACAACGTGGCGCTCAAAGACGACAAACATTTTCCTTATATCAAAATCACCACCGATGAACCTTTTCCCCGGGTGCTGATCGTTCGCCGCCTTGAGAGGGACAACGCGACTTATTTCGGACCGTATACCAGCGCCAAATCGATGCGTTCGACAGTGGCTCTGCTGACGCGGCTGTTCACCATTCGTACCTGCAACCTGACCATTCCGCATCCCTCGGGCAAGCCGCAACCGGTTTGCCTCGATTATTACATCAAACGCTGCAGCGGGCCATGCGCCGGTCACCAGAACAGTGAGGAGTACAAGGAGCTGGTCGATGCCGTCGTTATGGTGTTATCGGGGCGCAGCAGTAAGCTGATCGACCGATTAACCAAAAAGATGCAGGTCGCTTCCGACGCTATGGAATACGAGCAAGCGGCCGTGTTGCGGGATCAGATAGAGGCGATCCGCAAGATAATGATCAAACAGAACGTCGATATCGGGGAAATAGTTGACCGGGATATCGTATCCATCGCACGAGAGAAACGAGATGCGGTGGCGGTCGTAATGCAAATCCGCGAGGGGGTGTTGATCGGACGTCAGGATTTCCAGCTTACGGCCGATGAGGACGATCCCAATGAAACGGTGCTGGATACTTTCCTCAAACAGTATTATAACCACCAGCCCAATCTGCCCGACGAGTTATGTCTGCCGCTGGATATCCCCGAGACCGATCTTTTGGCCGCCTGGCTCAGGCAACTCAAGGGAAGTCCGGTGCGGATCAAGTCGCCCAAAGCGCGCGGACACGTTCGGCTGGTCGAACTGGCGGCGGCCAACGCTCGCCTGTTGCTCGATGAGTTGTTGATCCAGAAACGGGGCCAGGCCGAGCGCACGAGCAAGATGGTTTCTTCGTTGCAGGAACAGTTGGGACTCTACACGGCGCCGCGTCGTATTTCCTGCTTCGATATTTCCAACACGGGGGAGACCGACGCCGTGGGCTCGTGTGTGTTTTTCGAAAACGGCAAACCTAAAAAGAGCGGTTATCGGCATTTCAAAATTAAGACGATCAAGGGACAGGATGATTTCGCCATGATGCGGGAGGTTATCGGGCGCTATTTCAGCCGGATTCGCGATGAAGAAATTGATCCGCCCGATCTGGTGGTGGTCGACGGTGGCAAGGGGCAGCTTTCGTCGGCGCTGGCGGAGCTTCAGGCGCAGGGTTTCTCCGACCAGGCCGTGATCGGACTGGCCAAGCGACTGGAAGAGGTGTTCCGACCGGGAGAATCGGACCCGGTCACACTAGACCGACGTTCCCCGGCGTTGATGCTGCTGAAGCAGGTCCGGGACGAAGCCCACCGGTTCGCGATCACCTACAACCGCAAGGTGCGGTCCAAGCGGACGATCAAATCGGCGCTCGATGATATCCCCGGCATCGGCCCGGCTAAGCGGAAACTCCTGTTGGACAAGTTCGGTTCGGTGGCGCAGATCAAGCAGGCTTCGCTGGAGGAATTGACCGCGTTGCAGGGAATCAACGAAAAGCTGGCGCGGCTGATTATGGACGCCATTAAACCGGATTAG